The following are encoded together in the Candidatus Thorarchaeota archaeon genome:
- a CDS encoding pyridoxal phosphate-dependent aminotransferase, producing MMRIPASETLKMFELASRLEQEGKRVYHFEVGQPDFPTPDNIVRAGIEALNQGFTKYVSARGITPLLDAIAGMYRKRGIEINGRKNVIVTAGAKMALFMGFLSTVDAGDDVLLLTPAWPSYKVMIDTVGATAIEVPTDASYTLDEEKLKERITKKTTCIVVNSPNNPTGGLLMKEDLKTIYDLATDHDFVIFSDEIYEALVYDGHRQTSMLEIDPAMERTLVINGFSKSYSMTGWRLGFAVGNPTTIDNMIRVQQNTTSCATSFVQAAGVEALKGDQSSVEKMRVEYEKRRNLMRSMLCEMGLTNCPLPLGAFYVFPDFSVFGIPSETLAERILEHTGVVCTPGRSFGVEYDGHLRFSYATSSETIKQGLAALSDYLHTLERKPMKEVKAIAVS from the coding sequence ATGATGAGGATCCCCGCTTCAGAAACCCTCAAGATGTTTGAGCTCGCATCAAGGCTTGAACAGGAAGGAAAACGTGTCTATCACTTTGAGGTAGGTCAGCCCGACTTTCCAACACCAGACAATATCGTCCGGGCTGGCATTGAGGCACTGAATCAGGGATTCACCAAGTATGTCTCAGCTCGAGGAATCACACCTCTGCTTGACGCGATAGCGGGTATGTACCGCAAGAGAGGCATCGAAATCAACGGCCGCAAGAATGTCATTGTCACGGCCGGAGCGAAGATGGCACTCTTCATGGGGTTCCTCTCAACCGTGGATGCTGGCGACGATGTACTTCTTCTGACTCCCGCTTGGCCGAGCTACAAAGTCATGATTGACACAGTGGGCGCCACTGCTATCGAGGTCCCCACAGATGCCTCCTACACCCTTGATGAGGAGAAGCTGAAAGAACGCATCACAAAGAAGACGACCTGCATCGTGGTCAACAGCCCTAACAACCCAACGGGCGGACTGCTCATGAAGGAGGACCTCAAGACAATCTATGACCTTGCAACTGATCATGACTTTGTGATCTTCAGCGATGAGATATACGAAGCCTTGGTCTATGACGGGCACAGGCAGACCTCAATGCTTGAGATTGACCCGGCGATGGAGCGGACTCTGGTAATCAATGGTTTCTCCAAGTCTTACTCCATGACAGGCTGGCGACTGGGCTTTGCTGTCGGAAATCCTACCACTATTGACAACATGATTCGTGTGCAGCAGAACACCACTTCCTGCGCGACATCCTTCGTCCAAGCAGCAGGTGTTGAAGCACTCAAAGGCGATCAGTCCTCCGTTGAGAAGATGCGTGTGGAGTACGAGAAACGAAGGAATCTGATGCGCAGCATGCTGTGTGAAATGGGGCTGACTAACTGCCCTCTGCCTCTTGGTGCCTTCTACGTCTTTCCTGACTTCTCTGTCTTCGGCATACCCAGCGAAACCCTCGCAGAACGCATACTTGAGCACACCGGAGTGGTATGTACTCCGGGAAGGTCCTTTGGAGTGGAGTACGATGGGCATCTGCGCTTCAGCTATG
- a CDS encoding DUF362 domain-containing protein, which translates to MDFTAEVSIAVRRNPRETLLKAISNLSEPLRIDHMFNRVIIKPSIYDPSLVGNTNPSLIRALVEMFAGESVFVVESDNPRRTAEQAFAGLGLFSLKSDRVSLVNLSSSPVAASCPPGHILNKIRMPELLMKPHGYLVSAATVKRESNKAVLGAGLKNLFGLIPERDKSVYHEQLSDVIVDLLMAFRPALSVVDLTDVVIGDRESGRSQHIGGVVLGTDPVAVDAFCAGLLGIKPVDIPYIRRAYELGLGEALLDRVRVRGTDHQRTMLEESFAAMRGCNTGRGTGHHWDSE; encoded by the coding sequence ATGGACTTCACTGCCGAAGTGTCTATTGCTGTCAGGAGGAACCCACGGGAGACTCTGTTGAAGGCCATCTCCAACCTCTCAGAACCTCTCCGTATTGACCACATGTTCAATCGTGTCATCATAAAGCCCTCCATCTATGACCCGAGTTTGGTTGGCAACACAAATCCCAGTCTCATTCGCGCTCTGGTCGAGATGTTCGCCGGCGAGTCCGTCTTTGTTGTTGAGAGCGACAATCCGCGCCGGACTGCAGAGCAGGCGTTTGCAGGTCTGGGTCTCTTCAGTCTAAAGTCAGATCGAGTGTCATTGGTCAATCTGTCGAGTTCACCAGTCGCCGCAAGCTGCCCGCCGGGCCACATCTTGAACAAGATTCGTATGCCAGAGTTGCTTATGAAACCGCACGGATATCTGGTGAGTGCAGCCACTGTCAAGAGAGAGTCGAACAAAGCCGTGCTTGGAGCTGGACTGAAGAACCTCTTTGGTCTGATTCCGGAGAGGGACAAGTCGGTCTATCATGAACAGCTCAGTGACGTCATTGTCGACCTTCTCATGGCCTTCCGACCTGCGCTGTCTGTGGTGGACCTCACCGATGTGGTCATTGGGGACCGGGAGTCTGGTAGGTCTCAGCACATAGGCGGTGTCGTACTGGGAACCGACCCCGTTGCCGTTGACGCATTCTGTGCAGGGTTACTGGGCATCAAGCCCGTGGACATCCCATACATTCGTAGGGCATATGAGCTCGGTCTGGGAGAAGCTCTGCTCGACCGGGTCCGCGTCCGAGGTACAGACCATCAGAGGACCATGTTGGAGGAGTCCTTTGCAGCAATGAGAGGTTGCAACACAGGTCGGGGGACTGGGCACCACTGGGACTCTGAGTGA
- a CDS encoding HesA/MoeB/ThiF family protein: MLRLYDFSEADMETIANTTVAVVGAGGLGSPALRLLTSIGFGTIRIIDNDIVQLSNLQRQNLYLTEDIGRPKAVAAAENLRLQNPEVTIEPVEATITAENAGMLLKGVDIIVDGLDSLEARRAVNRASVNMCTPYVFAGAVEYYANLTTIVPGKTPCLNCIMGEARDDPNNTAAVRGVDPAMLAVASAIEVREATLLAMGREPLLKGRLMAIDMATLSFDTFEVKAADNCDVCR; this comes from the coding sequence ATGCTCAGGCTTTACGACTTCAGCGAAGCCGACATGGAAACCATAGCCAATACGACTGTCGCAGTTGTTGGAGCAGGCGGTCTTGGTAGTCCAGCCCTCAGACTACTCACCTCGATTGGCTTCGGCACGATACGGATTATTGACAACGACATTGTGCAACTGAGCAATCTACAACGCCAGAATCTCTACTTGACCGAGGACATCGGAAGACCGAAGGCAGTCGCTGCAGCAGAGAATCTCAGACTCCAGAACCCTGAGGTCACCATTGAACCCGTAGAGGCGACCATCACTGCAGAGAATGCAGGGATGCTGTTGAAAGGTGTGGACATCATTGTTGACGGACTTGATTCCCTCGAGGCGCGAAGAGCCGTCAACAGAGCGAGCGTGAACATGTGCACACCCTATGTCTTTGCAGGAGCTGTCGAGTACTACGCGAATCTGACCACCATTGTCCCCGGCAAGACTCCCTGCCTCAACTGCATCATGGGTGAGGCAAGAGATGACCCGAACAACACAGCAGCAGTCCGCGGCGTTGATCCAGCGATGCTTGCGGTGGCCTCAGCAATAGAGGTCCGTGAGGCAACCCTTCTGGCGATGGGTAGGGAACCACTGCTCAAGGGACGTCTGATGGCAATTGACATGGCCACCTTGAGCTTCGACACCTTTGAAGTCAAGGCGGCTGACAACTGCGATGTGTGTCGTTAG
- a CDS encoding DUF59 domain-containing protein: protein MTSASEVFQALAPVMDPEHPVSVTDPRMGIVKQEFISVDEGRITVQFKPTVPYCPMGGLIGVLIRHHLEKVYPGTKISVRVVPGTHARETDVNDMINDDGKYAQIIKQMKERGMI, encoded by the coding sequence ATGACTAGTGCTTCTGAGGTTTTTCAGGCGTTGGCCCCGGTCATGGACCCTGAACACCCTGTCTCAGTGACCGACCCTCGGATGGGGATTGTGAAACAGGAGTTCATCAGCGTCGATGAAGGAAGAATCACGGTGCAGTTCAAGCCAACGGTACCCTATTGCCCGATGGGAGGACTGATAGGAGTCCTCATTCGTCATCATCTCGAGAAGGTATACCCTGGCACCAAGATATCCGTGAGGGTTGTCCCCGGCACCCATGCAAGAGAGACTGATGTCAATGATATGATAAATGACGACGGCAAGTACGCCCAGATAATCAAGCAGATGAAGGAAAGAGGCATGATCTAG
- a CDS encoding zinc ribbon domain-containing protein has protein sequence MFMVLGLTAIALGLMLVLILADSSSAGGFFFVVPFMFPLGAPGVVFAFAFIAVAVVFMVMFVTQLRMVGWGLESVTQGHREERSVHHRCAFCERSVPSDAVFCPYCGIRIQEGQ, from the coding sequence ATGTTCATGGTTCTTGGTCTGACCGCCATAGCATTGGGACTGATGCTGGTCCTGATTCTTGCAGACAGCAGTTCTGCAGGGGGATTCTTCTTCGTCGTCCCCTTCATGTTTCCGCTTGGTGCCCCCGGAGTGGTCTTTGCATTTGCCTTCATCGCCGTGGCTGTGGTCTTCATGGTCATGTTCGTGACTCAATTGAGAATGGTCGGATGGGGCCTTGAGTCCGTCACACAGGGGCATCGTGAGGAGCGGTCAGTTCACCATAGATGTGCCTTCTGCGAAAGGAGTGTGCCCTCAGATGCAGTATTCTGCCCGTATTGTGGCATTCGCATCCAAGAGGGACAATAG
- a CDS encoding GNAT family N-acetyltransferase: MTDSVTLEPLNETDLEAVVELEKQCFPDPWESDLFRLFADLGGMIQGPGGTILRFYVAHLRQEVVGYVCWEDSRRNREARVSNIAVAPRYRRLGIGTLLMRFVMASAQRAGCARLSLEVREKNLPARRLYEKMGLHPTGRSPKYYGDEDAIIYSTSLTSSPL, from the coding sequence ATGACTGATTCGGTGACATTGGAGCCTCTCAATGAGACAGACTTGGAGGCGGTAGTGGAGCTGGAGAAACAGTGCTTCCCGGACCCATGGGAGAGTGATCTCTTCCGACTGTTCGCAGACCTTGGAGGAATGATACAAGGACCCGGAGGCACTATCTTGAGATTCTACGTGGCGCATCTAAGGCAGGAGGTGGTAGGCTATGTCTGCTGGGAGGACAGCAGGAGGAATAGAGAGGCGAGAGTCAGCAACATAGCAGTTGCACCCAGGTACAGGCGGCTTGGGATTGGAACACTCCTGATGCGGTTTGTCATGGCCTCCGCGCAACGGGCGGGCTGTGCCAGACTCAGTCTTGAAGTGCGAGAGAAGAACCTCCCAGCCCGGCGACTATATGAGAAGATGGGACTGCATCCTACAGGACGCAGCCCCAAGTACTATGGAGATGAAGATGCCATCATCTACTCGACTTCGCTTACTTCTTCGCCTCTCTGA